In the genome of Longimicrobium sp., the window CGGGGCGGCGGAGACCAGGGCGGCGGCTGCTACGGCGGCGATGAATCGCTTCTTCATGGATACGGGACCGTGTGTGGAAGAGTGCTGGGATCGGAAGCCGGGAGCGGCTCCCGATGGTGCATCTGCAGGCGAATGCGCGAGCGCGGGCGGTTCTGACGAAGCCGGGCCTACACGGCCCAGCGCAGCTCCGGAACCCGCGGGATCTCGCCGATCTCGGCGGCAAGGGCATAGAACGCCCGAAGCCCCTCGATCATGGACGGGTCCAGCTCGAACGACAGGTCGCCCCAGTAGCGCTCGAGGAACGGGGGCTCGAAACCGAAGTGCGGCCCCCAGCGCACCGCCAGCTCCGCGCGGTTGCGCGCGCCGTACTCGCGCGAGGCCAGCAGGGTGCGGTGCAGGCGGCGCAGCGCGTCCGGGCTGCCCCCCGCCACCTGCCATACGGCGAAGGCGAAGGGGAGCCCCGTCTGCTCCCACCAGACCTGGCCCAGGTCGAAGCGAAAGGGAAGGCCGGGGTGCAGCCCTCCGCGCAGCGCCACGTCGCCGATGAAGAGCGCCGCGTCCGCGCCGGCGGCGAAGGGGTCGTCGCGGGCCTGGTCGAACCAGTGGAAGGCGGGCTCCACGCCCCAGCGCGTGCGCAGCAGCACCTTGAGCAGCACCACCGAAGTCGCCGACGCGGTGGGGATCGCCACGCGCGCGCGGTCGAGCGACTCGGGCGGGCGGCGCGCCAGGAAGAGGATGCTCCTCACCGGCCCCCGCGACCCGATCACCAGCTCCGGCATGATGCCGTACTCATCCGCATGCCGCGCGAACTCGATGCTGGACGACGGCGCCACGTCGATCTCGCCGCGGTCCAGCATCCCGTTCAGCTCCGACGGCACCCCCTCCACCACCGAGAGCCCCGCCCCCAGCCCGCCATCCAGGATCCCGGCGTGCACCGGAAAGCAGTTGCTGTACGTGATGTGCCCCAGCCTGAGCGCCCTCTCCTCCTCCATCGCCCCCTCCATCCAAAAAGAAAACAGCAGTCTCACGCGGAGACGCGGAGGCGCTGAGAGAACTTCGCGTGCTCTCCTCTGCGTCTCCGCGCCTCCGCGTGAGGCCGCAGTAGAAGCCGGTTCAACCCGGACGCTGGAGCACGCGGTTGGTGGCCTCCCAGATCAGCTCCGCCGTCCCCTCCACGCCGAAGCGTGCGGTGTCGACGCTGAGGTGGTAGAGGGCGGGATCGAGCCAGTCCTGCCCGAAGTGCTCGCGGACGTACGCGCGCCGGTCCGCGTCCGAGCGGCGCACGCGCTCTGTGGCGACGCGCTCGTCGATGCCGAAGTGCTCCCTCACCCGCGCCACCCGCGCCGCGAACGGGGCATGTAGCAGCACGTGAAAGGTGTCCGCGTTGCCGCGCAGGATGCACTGCGCCCCGTGCCCCACGATCACCGCCGGCTCCTCCGCCGCGGCCTGGGCCACGATGCGCCGCGCCGCCTTCGCCGTCGCCTCGGGCGAGAGGGCGGCGGGGACGCCGGCGAGCGACTCCGGGAAGCTCTCGGAGAGATACAGCCCCAGCCGCTCCACGAAGCGCTCCACGCGCTCGGTGTTGGCCTCCACCTGCTCAGGCGCCACCTCCAGCTCGGCGGCGATCCGCTCCACCAGCGCGCGGTCCAGCAGGCGCCAGCCGAGCGCCTCGGCCAGCCGGTTGGCCACCGCCTCGCCGCGGGCGCCGAACTGCCTCGCAATCGTGACCACCGTCATCCGTCACGCCTCCGCCGAAGGTGCGCGCTGAGAATGCCCCCCGCCGCGTCCCCTTGTCAACGCGCGCGCACCGGCCTAACGTCCCACGACCCATCCCGATTCGCGAAAGTGCCCGCCGTTCCCTCCACCCGGGGTCCTCCATGTCAGGTCCGTCCACACCGCCGCCGCCTGAACCGCTCACCGCCGATGCCTGGGCGCGGCTGGAGAACGACCCCGAGTTCCGCGCCCTGGTGGCCGCCAAGCGCCGCTTCATCATCCCCGCCACGCTCTTCTTCGTGGTCTACTACTTCGCCCTGCCGGTGCTCGTGGGCTACTTCCCCCGGGCGATGGGACGCGACGTGGTGGGGAACGTGAACGTCGCCTACCTCTTCGCCCTGTCGCAGTTCTTCATGGCGTGGATCCTCATGGTGATGTACGTGCGCCGTGCCCGCGACTTCGACGCCCAGGCCGAGCGGATCGCGTCGCGCGCCCACGCGGGAGGTGCCAGGTGACCACTTCGCTCCTGATGTTCGTGGGCTTCGTGCTCCTGACGCTGGGGATCACCTTCTGGGCATCGCGCCGCACGCAGACCACGGCGGAGTTCTACAGCGCGGGACGCAGCATCACCGGCTTCCAGAACGGGTGGGCCGTGGCGGGCGACTACATGAGCGCCGCCTCGTTCCTGGGGATCGCGGGGCTGATCGCCTTCTACGGCTACGACGGCTTCATGTACTCGGTGGGATGGCTGGTGGCGTACCTCACGGTGCTGCTCCTGGTCGCCGAGCCGCTGCGCAATACGGGCAAGTTCACCATGGCGGACGTGCTGGCCTTCCGCCTCAGGAGCCCCAAGGTGCGCACCGTCGCGGCCATCTCCACGCTCACCGTCTCGCTCTTCTACATGATCGCGCAGATGGTGGGCGCCGGCTCGCTGGTGAGCCTGCTGATCCCGCAGATCTCCTTCAACCTCGCCATCGTGATGGTGGGCGCGCTGATGCTGGTGTACGTGATCTTTGGCGGGATGCTGGCGACGACGTGGGTGCAGATCGTGAAGGCCGTGCTCCTGATGATGGGCACCATCCTGCTGTCGCTGCTGGTGATGTACCGCTTCAACTTCTCCTTCATCCAGTTCTTCGACGCGGTCGCGGGCGTGACGGGGCAGGTGTGCGCGGACGGGGCGGTGAAGAATGGCATCTGCCCCGGCGGAGGGGCGCCGATCACAAAGGACTTCACGCAGCCCGGCCTGTACTACCACGGCAAGTGGGGCCCGCTCTCGCTGATCTCGCTGGGCGTGGCGCTGATCTTCGGCACGGCGGGGCTGCCGCACATCCTGGTGCGCTTCTACACGGTGCCCTCCGCCATCGCCGCGCGCACCTCGGTGGTGTGGGCGATGATCCTGATCGGCACCTTTTACATCATGACCACCTTTCTCGGCTTCGGCGCCGCCACGCTGGTGGGGAAGGCGAACATCGGGCTGATGAAGGATGGAAAGCTCATCCCCAACCAGAACCTGGCCGCGCCGCTGCTGGCGCAGGAGGTGGGGG includes:
- a CDS encoding menaquinone biosynthesis protein yields the protein MEEERALRLGHITYSNCFPVHAGILDGGLGAGLSVVEGVPSELNGMLDRGEIDVAPSSSIEFARHADEYGIMPELVIGSRGPVRSILFLARRPPESLDRARVAIPTASATSVVLLKVLLRTRWGVEPAFHWFDQARDDPFAAGADAALFIGDVALRGGLHPGLPFRFDLGQVWWEQTGLPFAFAVWQVAGGSPDALRRLHRTLLASREYGARNRAELAVRWGPHFGFEPPFLERYWGDLSFELDPSMIEGLRAFYALAAEIGEIPRVPELRWAV
- a CDS encoding DUF485 domain-containing protein; this encodes MSGPSTPPPPEPLTADAWARLENDPEFRALVAAKRRFIIPATLFFVVYYFALPVLVGYFPRAMGRDVVGNVNVAYLFALSQFFMAWILMVMYVRRARDFDAQAERIASRAHAGGAR
- a CDS encoding cytidylate kinase-like family protein; this encodes MTVVTIARQFGARGEAVANRLAEALGWRLLDRALVERIAAELEVAPEQVEANTERVERFVERLGLYLSESFPESLAGVPAALSPEATAKAARRIVAQAAAEEPAVIVGHGAQCILRGNADTFHVLLHAPFAARVARVREHFGIDERVATERVRRSDADRRAYVREHFGQDWLDPALYHLSVDTARFGVEGTAELIWEATNRVLQRPG
- a CDS encoding cation acetate symporter, yielding MTTSLLMFVGFVLLTLGITFWASRRTQTTAEFYSAGRSITGFQNGWAVAGDYMSAASFLGIAGLIAFYGYDGFMYSVGWLVAYLTVLLLVAEPLRNTGKFTMADVLAFRLRSPKVRTVAAISTLTVSLFYMIAQMVGAGSLVSLLIPQISFNLAIVMVGALMLVYVIFGGMLATTWVQIVKAVLLMMGTILLSLLVMYRFNFSFIQFFDAVAGVTGQVCADGAVKNGICPGGGAPITKDFTQPGLYYHGKWGPLSLISLGVALIFGTAGLPHILVRFYTVPSAIAARTSVVWAMILIGTFYIMTTFLGFGAATLVGKANIGLMKDGKLIPNQNLAAPLLAQEVGGEIFLSFVAAIAFATILAVVAGLTIASSSAFAHDIWFSVVKRGEGHDEKEQVRVARIAAALIGIVSIGMAIALRSLNVAFLVGLAFAVAASANVPAILLTLYWRRFNTTGMVTGMLVGLISSVVLIVLSPAVMGVDPPAAATRHLIQAAAIFPLDNPAVVSVPLGFLAAILGSLLSRDPVSEAAYSELNVRANTGLGAV